In one window of Candidatus Sulfotelmatobacter sp. DNA:
- a CDS encoding glycosyltransferase family 2 protein, whose product MRSLVTVVLNWNGLADTRVLLPTLERCRLPEGWRHRVMVVDNGSSDGSAASLAAEFPDVETVALGENRRFAGGNNEGLRRALAAGADAVMLLNNDTEADPGLIEHLLLALEQDPTAGAAAPLIYFAAPSDRIWYAGGWLVPALGFGAHRGLRARDRGQYRAVEPTGYLTGCCLLAGRETWIRVGLLDERYFIYAEDADWSLRAREAGLRLLFVPTARLWHKVSASSGNQSPWKIYQRLRANLTLFSRHAHGLARLTWLPAFLAQQGLLGAWLAARGQPAAALAIPRALRDAAMGRPAAEFAARATREVRG is encoded by the coding sequence GTGAGATCCCTGGTCACGGTGGTGCTCAACTGGAACGGGCTCGCCGACACGCGAGTCCTGCTGCCGACGCTCGAGCGTTGCCGCCTGCCGGAGGGCTGGCGACACCGCGTCATGGTGGTGGACAACGGGTCGAGCGACGGATCGGCGGCCAGCCTCGCCGCCGAGTTTCCGGACGTCGAGACCGTGGCGCTGGGGGAGAACCGCCGGTTCGCGGGCGGGAACAACGAGGGCCTGCGGCGCGCGCTGGCGGCCGGCGCCGACGCGGTGATGCTGCTCAACAACGATACCGAAGCCGACCCGGGCCTGATCGAGCATCTGCTGCTCGCGCTCGAACAGGATCCGACCGCCGGCGCGGCCGCGCCGCTCATCTACTTCGCGGCGCCCTCCGACCGCATCTGGTACGCGGGGGGATGGCTCGTGCCGGCGCTCGGCTTCGGCGCGCACCGCGGCCTTCGCGCTCGCGATCGCGGCCAGTACCGCGCGGTCGAACCCACCGGCTACCTCACCGGCTGTTGCCTGCTCGCCGGTCGGGAAACCTGGATTCGCGTCGGGCTGCTCGACGAGCGCTACTTCATCTACGCCGAGGACGCCGACTGGTCGCTGCGCGCCCGGGAAGCTGGCTTGCGATTGCTGTTCGTGCCGACCGCGCGGCTGTGGCACAAGGTGTCGGCGTCGAGCGGGAATCAAAGTCCGTGGAAGATCTACCAGCGGCTGCGCGCGAATCTCACCCTGTTCTCCCGGCACGCGCACGGCCTCGCACGCCTGACCTGGCTGCCCGCGTTTCTCGCGCAACAGGGATTGCTGGGTGCGTGGCTCGCCGCGCGTGGCCAGCCGGCGGCCGCGCTCGCAATCCCACGAGCGCTCCGGGACGCGGCGATGGGTCGTCCGGCCGCCGAGTTCGCGGCGCGCGCCACCCGGGAGGTTCGCGGTTGA